The following are encoded together in the Ovis canadensis isolate MfBH-ARS-UI-01 breed Bighorn chromosome 2, ARS-UI_OviCan_v2, whole genome shotgun sequence genome:
- the MARCHF7 gene encoding E3 ubiquitin-protein ligase MARCHF7 isoform X2, translating into MESKPSRIPRRISVQPASSLSARLMSGSRGSGLNDTYHSRDSSFRLDSEYQSASAAASPFQPTWYSESEITQGARSRSQNQQRDHDSKRPKLSCTNCTSTSTGRSIGHGLNAVSDSTWRHSQVPRSSSVVLGSFGTDLMRERRTDSSIGNLADYSHRSGDFTTSSYVQDRVPSSYSQGARPKENSLSTLQLSTSSTNHQMPSEHQTIPCSRDSARNSLRSNFSSRELESPQSSMQPGFSYTSNRGEPSTIGSSDRINSSHRSFQESSDNEGRRTTRRLLSRIASSMSSTFFSRRSNQESLNTRSLGSENSYVSPRILTGSQSRGNAASASDIPDNRASEASQGFRFLRRRWGLSSLSQNHNSEPDSQNFNQESEGRNTGPWLSSSLRNRCTPLFSRRRREGRDESSRIPTSDIPSRSHHLFRRESNEVVHLEAQSDPLGASANRPQASAAPSSVGTGDSPSDSTRSGRSTGITGILPGSLFRFAVPPALGNNLTDNVMITVDIIPSGWSSSDGKNDKTKNVPSRDPERLQKIKESLLLEDSEEEEGDLCRICQMAAASSSNLLIEPCKCTGSLQYVHQECMKKWLQAKINSGSSLEAVTTCELCKEKLQLNLEDFDIHELHRARANEQAEYEFISSGLYLVVLLHLCEQSFSDMIGNTNEPSTRVRFINLARTLQAHMEDLESICTAYPLLKVLQSPGCFIPASEDDSEEDGDHNRTFDIA; encoded by the exons ATGGAGTCTAAGCCTTCAAGGATTCCAAGAAGAATTTCTGTTCAACCCGCTAGCTCTTTAAGTGCTAGGTTGATGTCTGGAAGCAGAGGAAGTGGTTTAAATGATACCTATCACTCAAGGGACTCTTCCTTTAGACTGGATTCTGAATATCAG TCTGCATCAGCAGCTGCGTCACCATTTCAACCTACATGGTATAGTGAGTCTGAGATAACTCAGGGAGCACGCTCAAGATCACAAAACCAGCAACGGGATCATGATTCAAAAAGACCTAAACTTTCTTGTACAAACTGTACATCTACCTCAACTGGAAGAAGTATTGGCCATGGTTTAAATGCAGTATCAG ATTCTACTTGGAGGCATAGTCAAGTTCCCAGATCTTCATCAGTGGTACTTGGATCATTTGGAACTGACTTGATGAGAGAGAGGAGAACAGATTCCTCCATTGGTAATCTTGCGGATTATAGTCACCGAAGTGGTGATTTCACAACTTCATCAT atgttcAAGACAGAGTTCCTTCTTCATATTCACAAGGAGCAAGACCTAAAGAGAACTCATTGAGCACTTTACAACTGAGTACATCATCTACTAACCACCAAATGCCTTCTGAACATCAAACCATTCCATGTTCTAGGGACTCGGCTAGAAATTCTTTAAGATCAAATttttcttcaagagaattagaatcTCCCCAAAGCAGTATGCAGCCTGGATTTTCTTATACTTCAAATAGAGGTGAACCCTCAACTATAGGCAGTTCAGATAGGATTAACTCATCTCACAGATCATTTCAAGAATCTTCTGACAATGAAGGTAGACGCACAACAAGGAGATTGCTGTCACGTATAGCTTCTAGTATGTCATCTACCTTTTTTTCACGAAGGTCTAATCAAGAATCCTTGAATACAAGGTCATTGGGTTCTGAAAATTCTTATGTTTCTCCAAGAATCTTGACAGGTTCTCAGTCTCGTGGTAATGCAGCATCAGCTTCTGATATTCCTGATAATAGGGCATCTGAAGCTTCTCAGGGATTTCGATTTCTTCGGCGAAGATGGGGTTTGTCATCTCTTAGCCAAAATCATAACTCTGAGCCAGATTCCCAAAATTTTAACCAAGAATCTGAAGGTAGAAATACAGGACCATGGTTATCTTCCTCACTTAGAAATAGATGCACACCTTTGTTCTCTAGAAGGAGGCGAGAGGGACGAGATGAATCTTCAAGGATACCTACCTCTGATATACCATCTAGATCTCATCATCTTTTTAGAAGAGAATCAAATGAAGTGGTTCACCTTGAAGCACAGAGTGATCCCCTTGGGGCTAGTGCCAACAGACCACAAGCATCTGCAGCACCAAGCAGTGTTGGTACAGGTGACTCCCCATCAGATTCAACTCGTAGTGGACGAAGTACAGGAATAACAGGGATCCTTCCTGGTTCCTTATTTCGATTTGCAGTGCCCCCAGCACTTGGAAATAATTTGACTGACAATGTTATGATCACTGTAGATATTATTCCTTCAGGGTGGAGTTCATCTGAtggaaaaaatgataaaactaaaaatgtacCTTCAAGAGACCCAGAAAGactacagaaaataaaagagag CCTCCTTTTAGAGGACTCCGAAGAAGAAGAAGGTGATTTATGTAGAATTTGTCAGATGGCAGCTGCATCATCCTCTAACTTGCTGATAGAGCCATGCAAGTGCACCGGAAGTTTACAGTATGTCCACCAGGAGTGTATGAAGAAATGGTTACAGGCCAAAATTAACTCTG GTTCTTCACTAGAGGCTGTAACCACCTGTGAACTCTGTAAAGAGAAGTTGCAGCTTAACCTGGAGGATTTTGATATTCATGAACTACATAGAGCTCGTGCAAATGAACAA GCTGAGTATGAGTTTATCAGCTCTGGTCTCTACCTAGTTGTATTATTGCACTTGTGCGAACAAAGCTTTTCTGATATGATTGGAAATACGAATGAACCAAGCACACGTGTCCGA TTTATTAACCTTGCAAGAACTCTTCAGGCACATATGGAAGATCTCGAAA GCATCTGCACAGCTTACCCTCTTCTCAAAGTCCTACAATCTCCAGGGTGCTTCATACCAG CTTCAGAAGATGATTCTGAAGAAGATGGAGACCATAACAGAACATTTGATATTGCCTAA
- the MARCHF7 gene encoding E3 ubiquitin-protein ligase MARCHF7 isoform X4: MESKPSRIPRRISVQPASSLSARLMSGSRGSGLNDTYHSRDSSFRLDSEYQSASAAASPFQPTWYSESEITQGARSRSQNQQRDHDSKRPKLSCTNCTSTSTGRSIGHGLNAVSDVQDRVPSSYSQGARPKENSLSTLQLSTSSTNHQMPSEHQTIPCSRDSARNSLRSNFSSRELESPQSSMQPGFSYTSNRGEPSTIGSSDRINSSHRSFQESSDNEGRRTTRRLLSRIASSMSSTFFSRRSNQESLNTRSLGSENSYVSPRILTGSQSRGNAASASDIPDNRASEASQGFRFLRRRWGLSSLSQNHNSEPDSQNFNQESEGRNTGPWLSSSLRNRCTPLFSRRRREGRDESSRIPTSDIPSRSHHLFRRESNEVVHLEAQSDPLGASANRPQASAAPSSVGTGDSPSDSTRSGRSTGITGILPGSLFRFAVPPALGNNLTDNVMITVDIIPSGWSSSDGKNDKTKNVPSRDPERLQKIKESLLLEDSEEEEGDLCRICQMAAASSSNLLIEPCKCTGSLQYVHQECMKKWLQAKINSGSSLEAVTTCELCKEKLQLNLEDFDIHELHRARANEQAEYEFISSGLYLVVLLHLCEQSFSDMIGNTNEPSTRVRFINLARTLQAHMEDLESICTAYPLLKVLQSPGCFIPGGHRYWWLWNSSWESKITLLSYCAFLPKQLALPMIRFQYTL; this comes from the exons ATGGAGTCTAAGCCTTCAAGGATTCCAAGAAGAATTTCTGTTCAACCCGCTAGCTCTTTAAGTGCTAGGTTGATGTCTGGAAGCAGAGGAAGTGGTTTAAATGATACCTATCACTCAAGGGACTCTTCCTTTAGACTGGATTCTGAATATCAG TCTGCATCAGCAGCTGCGTCACCATTTCAACCTACATGGTATAGTGAGTCTGAGATAACTCAGGGAGCACGCTCAAGATCACAAAACCAGCAACGGGATCATGATTCAAAAAGACCTAAACTTTCTTGTACAAACTGTACATCTACCTCAACTGGAAGAAGTATTGGCCATGGTTTAAATGCAGTATCAG atgttcAAGACAGAGTTCCTTCTTCATATTCACAAGGAGCAAGACCTAAAGAGAACTCATTGAGCACTTTACAACTGAGTACATCATCTACTAACCACCAAATGCCTTCTGAACATCAAACCATTCCATGTTCTAGGGACTCGGCTAGAAATTCTTTAAGATCAAATttttcttcaagagaattagaatcTCCCCAAAGCAGTATGCAGCCTGGATTTTCTTATACTTCAAATAGAGGTGAACCCTCAACTATAGGCAGTTCAGATAGGATTAACTCATCTCACAGATCATTTCAAGAATCTTCTGACAATGAAGGTAGACGCACAACAAGGAGATTGCTGTCACGTATAGCTTCTAGTATGTCATCTACCTTTTTTTCACGAAGGTCTAATCAAGAATCCTTGAATACAAGGTCATTGGGTTCTGAAAATTCTTATGTTTCTCCAAGAATCTTGACAGGTTCTCAGTCTCGTGGTAATGCAGCATCAGCTTCTGATATTCCTGATAATAGGGCATCTGAAGCTTCTCAGGGATTTCGATTTCTTCGGCGAAGATGGGGTTTGTCATCTCTTAGCCAAAATCATAACTCTGAGCCAGATTCCCAAAATTTTAACCAAGAATCTGAAGGTAGAAATACAGGACCATGGTTATCTTCCTCACTTAGAAATAGATGCACACCTTTGTTCTCTAGAAGGAGGCGAGAGGGACGAGATGAATCTTCAAGGATACCTACCTCTGATATACCATCTAGATCTCATCATCTTTTTAGAAGAGAATCAAATGAAGTGGTTCACCTTGAAGCACAGAGTGATCCCCTTGGGGCTAGTGCCAACAGACCACAAGCATCTGCAGCACCAAGCAGTGTTGGTACAGGTGACTCCCCATCAGATTCAACTCGTAGTGGACGAAGTACAGGAATAACAGGGATCCTTCCTGGTTCCTTATTTCGATTTGCAGTGCCCCCAGCACTTGGAAATAATTTGACTGACAATGTTATGATCACTGTAGATATTATTCCTTCAGGGTGGAGTTCATCTGAtggaaaaaatgataaaactaaaaatgtacCTTCAAGAGACCCAGAAAGactacagaaaataaaagagag CCTCCTTTTAGAGGACTCCGAAGAAGAAGAAGGTGATTTATGTAGAATTTGTCAGATGGCAGCTGCATCATCCTCTAACTTGCTGATAGAGCCATGCAAGTGCACCGGAAGTTTACAGTATGTCCACCAGGAGTGTATGAAGAAATGGTTACAGGCCAAAATTAACTCTG GTTCTTCACTAGAGGCTGTAACCACCTGTGAACTCTGTAAAGAGAAGTTGCAGCTTAACCTGGAGGATTTTGATATTCATGAACTACATAGAGCTCGTGCAAATGAACAA GCTGAGTATGAGTTTATCAGCTCTGGTCTCTACCTAGTTGTATTATTGCACTTGTGCGAACAAAGCTTTTCTGATATGATTGGAAATACGAATGAACCAAGCACACGTGTCCGA TTTATTAACCTTGCAAGAACTCTTCAGGCACATATGGAAGATCTCGAAA GCATCTGCACAGCTTACCCTCTTCTCAAAGTCCTACAATCTCCAGGGTGCTTCATACCAGGTGGGCACAGATATTGGTGGCTCTGGAACAGTTCTTGGGAATCCAAGATTACCCTACTTAGCTATTGTGCTTTTTTACCCAAGCAATTGGCACTCCCCATGATCAGATTCCAGTACACTCTTTGA
- the MARCHF7 gene encoding E3 ubiquitin-protein ligase MARCHF7 isoform X1, translating into MESKPSRIPRRISVQPASSLSARLMSGSRGSGLNDTYHSRDSSFRLDSEYQSASAAASPFQPTWYSESEITQGARSRSQNQQRDHDSKRPKLSCTNCTSTSTGRSIGHGLNAVSDSTWRHSQVPRSSSVVLGSFGTDLMRERRTDSSIGNLADYSHRSGDFTTSSYVQDRVPSSYSQGARPKENSLSTLQLSTSSTNHQMPSEHQTIPCSRDSARNSLRSNFSSRELESPQSSMQPGFSYTSNRGEPSTIGSSDRINSSHRSFQESSDNEGRRTTRRLLSRIASSMSSTFFSRRSNQESLNTRSLGSENSYVSPRILTGSQSRGNAASASDIPDNRASEASQGFRFLRRRWGLSSLSQNHNSEPDSQNFNQESEGRNTGPWLSSSLRNRCTPLFSRRRREGRDESSRIPTSDIPSRSHHLFRRESNEVVHLEAQSDPLGASANRPQASAAPSSVGTGDSPSDSTRSGRSTGITGILPGSLFRFAVPPALGNNLTDNVMITVDIIPSGWSSSDGKNDKTKNVPSRDPERLQKIKESLLLEDSEEEEGDLCRICQMAAASSSNLLIEPCKCTGSLQYVHQECMKKWLQAKINSGSSLEAVTTCELCKEKLQLNLEDFDIHELHRARANEQAEYEFISSGLYLVVLLHLCEQSFSDMIGNTNEPSTRVRFINLARTLQAHMEDLESICTAYPLLKVLQSPGCFIPGGHRYWWLWNSSWESKITLLSYCAFLPKQLALPMIRFQYTL; encoded by the exons ATGGAGTCTAAGCCTTCAAGGATTCCAAGAAGAATTTCTGTTCAACCCGCTAGCTCTTTAAGTGCTAGGTTGATGTCTGGAAGCAGAGGAAGTGGTTTAAATGATACCTATCACTCAAGGGACTCTTCCTTTAGACTGGATTCTGAATATCAG TCTGCATCAGCAGCTGCGTCACCATTTCAACCTACATGGTATAGTGAGTCTGAGATAACTCAGGGAGCACGCTCAAGATCACAAAACCAGCAACGGGATCATGATTCAAAAAGACCTAAACTTTCTTGTACAAACTGTACATCTACCTCAACTGGAAGAAGTATTGGCCATGGTTTAAATGCAGTATCAG ATTCTACTTGGAGGCATAGTCAAGTTCCCAGATCTTCATCAGTGGTACTTGGATCATTTGGAACTGACTTGATGAGAGAGAGGAGAACAGATTCCTCCATTGGTAATCTTGCGGATTATAGTCACCGAAGTGGTGATTTCACAACTTCATCAT atgttcAAGACAGAGTTCCTTCTTCATATTCACAAGGAGCAAGACCTAAAGAGAACTCATTGAGCACTTTACAACTGAGTACATCATCTACTAACCACCAAATGCCTTCTGAACATCAAACCATTCCATGTTCTAGGGACTCGGCTAGAAATTCTTTAAGATCAAATttttcttcaagagaattagaatcTCCCCAAAGCAGTATGCAGCCTGGATTTTCTTATACTTCAAATAGAGGTGAACCCTCAACTATAGGCAGTTCAGATAGGATTAACTCATCTCACAGATCATTTCAAGAATCTTCTGACAATGAAGGTAGACGCACAACAAGGAGATTGCTGTCACGTATAGCTTCTAGTATGTCATCTACCTTTTTTTCACGAAGGTCTAATCAAGAATCCTTGAATACAAGGTCATTGGGTTCTGAAAATTCTTATGTTTCTCCAAGAATCTTGACAGGTTCTCAGTCTCGTGGTAATGCAGCATCAGCTTCTGATATTCCTGATAATAGGGCATCTGAAGCTTCTCAGGGATTTCGATTTCTTCGGCGAAGATGGGGTTTGTCATCTCTTAGCCAAAATCATAACTCTGAGCCAGATTCCCAAAATTTTAACCAAGAATCTGAAGGTAGAAATACAGGACCATGGTTATCTTCCTCACTTAGAAATAGATGCACACCTTTGTTCTCTAGAAGGAGGCGAGAGGGACGAGATGAATCTTCAAGGATACCTACCTCTGATATACCATCTAGATCTCATCATCTTTTTAGAAGAGAATCAAATGAAGTGGTTCACCTTGAAGCACAGAGTGATCCCCTTGGGGCTAGTGCCAACAGACCACAAGCATCTGCAGCACCAAGCAGTGTTGGTACAGGTGACTCCCCATCAGATTCAACTCGTAGTGGACGAAGTACAGGAATAACAGGGATCCTTCCTGGTTCCTTATTTCGATTTGCAGTGCCCCCAGCACTTGGAAATAATTTGACTGACAATGTTATGATCACTGTAGATATTATTCCTTCAGGGTGGAGTTCATCTGAtggaaaaaatgataaaactaaaaatgtacCTTCAAGAGACCCAGAAAGactacagaaaataaaagagag CCTCCTTTTAGAGGACTCCGAAGAAGAAGAAGGTGATTTATGTAGAATTTGTCAGATGGCAGCTGCATCATCCTCTAACTTGCTGATAGAGCCATGCAAGTGCACCGGAAGTTTACAGTATGTCCACCAGGAGTGTATGAAGAAATGGTTACAGGCCAAAATTAACTCTG GTTCTTCACTAGAGGCTGTAACCACCTGTGAACTCTGTAAAGAGAAGTTGCAGCTTAACCTGGAGGATTTTGATATTCATGAACTACATAGAGCTCGTGCAAATGAACAA GCTGAGTATGAGTTTATCAGCTCTGGTCTCTACCTAGTTGTATTATTGCACTTGTGCGAACAAAGCTTTTCTGATATGATTGGAAATACGAATGAACCAAGCACACGTGTCCGA TTTATTAACCTTGCAAGAACTCTTCAGGCACATATGGAAGATCTCGAAA GCATCTGCACAGCTTACCCTCTTCTCAAAGTCCTACAATCTCCAGGGTGCTTCATACCAGGTGGGCACAGATATTGGTGGCTCTGGAACAGTTCTTGGGAATCCAAGATTACCCTACTTAGCTATTGTGCTTTTTTACCCAAGCAATTGGCACTCCCCATGATCAGATTCCAGTACACTCTTTGA